One Legionellales bacterium DNA segment encodes these proteins:
- the rpoD gene encoding RNA polymerase sigma factor RpoD, which translates to MTHSDQKQQQSQLKLLIKRGKEQGYLTYAEVNDHLPPDIVDPEQIEDIIGMINDMGITVYEVAPENDTMLLDDKDMTDEEAVEEAAAALVAVDSEFGRTTDPVRMYMREMGSVELLTRHGEIAIAKRIEKGIRQVLTTLASYPTIIGEILDLYDAVTREEVRLSDLISGFTDLEEEEAPVSNLGSMLEEAGTEGNFEEDEETEGGDGDGETDIETGPDPEIARERFLKLRELHTKYFAALKKHGAEHKNTKKIANELSEFFLQFKLTSRQLDRLIKKMRSILNTVREQEKAIMKYCVGKGRLSRKTFIMVYPKEEPNLEWFEELCKNDAEFSTRIEPYKVDIQRHIKKLINLKDETNLSVSEVKDVNRGMSIGEAKARRAKKEMVEANLRLVISIAKKYTNRGLQFLDLIQEGNIGLMKAVDKFEYRRGYKFSTYATWWIRQAITRSIADQARTIRIPVHMIETINKLNRVSRQILQETGIEPSPEELAKRMLMPEDKVRKVLKISKEPISMETPIGDDEDSHLGDFIEDATILSPVDSATMSGLREATREILSTLTPREAKVLRMRFGIDMNTDHTLEEVGKQFDVTRERIRQIEAKALRKLRHPSRSEQLRSFLEQDDQ; encoded by the coding sequence ATGACACATTCAGATCAAAAACAGCAGCAATCTCAATTAAAACTTTTAATCAAACGCGGTAAAGAACAAGGTTACCTTACCTACGCGGAAGTCAACGATCACTTACCGCCAGATATCGTCGATCCAGAACAAATCGAAGATATTATCGGCATGATCAACGATATGGGGATCACAGTATACGAAGTGGCTCCCGAAAACGATACCATGCTGTTAGACGATAAAGACATGACTGACGAAGAGGCCGTCGAAGAAGCGGCTGCTGCATTAGTCGCCGTCGATAGTGAATTTGGTCGCACTACCGATCCTGTTCGCATGTATATGCGCGAAATGGGTTCTGTGGAATTACTCACACGTCATGGTGAAATCGCGATTGCTAAACGCATTGAAAAAGGCATTCGTCAAGTACTCACCACCCTAGCCTCCTACCCCACTATCATTGGTGAAATTTTAGATCTCTACGACGCAGTCACGCGTGAAGAAGTTCGCTTAAGTGATTTAATTTCTGGATTCACCGACTTGGAAGAGGAAGAAGCGCCTGTCAGTAATTTAGGGAGCATGCTCGAAGAAGCCGGTACTGAGGGTAACTTTGAAGAAGATGAAGAAACTGAAGGCGGCGATGGTGATGGGGAAACCGACATCGAAACCGGCCCCGATCCTGAAATTGCTCGCGAACGCTTTCTTAAATTGCGTGAGCTTCACACGAAATATTTCGCTGCCCTCAAAAAACACGGTGCCGAACATAAAAATACCAAAAAAATTGCCAATGAACTCTCTGAATTCTTTTTGCAATTTAAATTAACTTCTCGTCAACTGGATAGACTCATTAAAAAAATGCGCAGTATTTTAAATACTGTCCGCGAACAAGAAAAAGCCATCATGAAATATTGTGTGGGCAAAGGACGTTTATCCCGTAAAACCTTTATTATGGTTTATCCAAAAGAAGAACCTAATCTAGAATGGTTTGAAGAACTTTGCAAAAACGACGCCGAATTTTCAACCCGCATCGAACCCTATAAAGTCGACATTCAACGTCATATCAAAAAATTAATTAATTTAAAAGATGAAACCAACTTATCAGTAAGTGAAGTCAAAGATGTCAATCGCGGCATGTCGATTGGTGAAGCCAAAGCACGCCGTGCGAAAAAAGAAATGGTCGAAGCCAATTTACGTCTGGTGATTTCTATCGCCAAAAAATACACTAATCGTGGTTTACAATTTTTAGATTTAATCCAAGAAGGTAATATTGGATTAATGAAAGCCGTCGATAAATTTGAATATCGTCGCGGCTATAAATTTTCAACGTATGCTACTTGGTGGATCCGTCAAGCGATTACTCGCTCGATTGCCGATCAAGCGAGAACCATTCGTATTCCAGTCCACATGATTGAAACGATTAATAAATTAAATCGGGTATCGCGACAAATTTTACAAGAAACTGGCATAGAACCCAGCCCCGAAGAATTAGCCAAACGCATGCTAATGCCGGAAGATAAAGTTCGCAAAGTATTAAAAATTTCTAAAGAACCGATTTCTATGGAAACTCCGATTGGCGATGATGAAGATTCACATCTAGGCGATTTTATCGAAGATGCCACCATTTTATCGCCGGTCGATTCCGCAACGATGTCGGGATTACGCGAAGCAACGCGAGAAATTTTATCCACTCTCACTCCAAGAGAAGCCAAAGTATTAAGAATGCGTTTTGGTATTGATATGAATACCGATCACACGTTGGAAGAAGTGGGTAAACAATTTGATGTGACGCGTGAACGCATCCGTCAAATTGAAGCCAAAGCCTTGCGCAAACTCCGTCATCCGAGTCGTTCCGAGCAATTGCGCAGCTTCTTAGAACAAGACGATCAATAA
- the dnaG gene encoding DNA primase, with product MSGHIPKSFIDELLNRVDIVELISTRVNLRKRGNNYVACCPFHQEKTPSFSVSSTKQFYHCFGCGQSGNAIGFIMNFDGLNFVDAIESLSEFIGVSVPYEYRHQQTAPDITDSDYELMAQIAQFYQQQLRAYPPAIDYLKKRGLSGNIAKEFAIGYAPPGWDHLVNTFVKTEESKEQLVRLGMIIKNDQNRYYDRFRDRIMFPIKDQRGRVIAFGGRVIDAAEPKYLNSPETHLYHKSDALYGFYECKKTQRKISKLIVVEGYLDVIALFQYEIPFAVATCGTATTAEHLKRLLRNCEELIFCFDGDRAGRQAATRALTTALPIIPDNKLIRFLFLANDADPDSFLRAQGRDGFLQQLEHAIPLSEFFFEHLENQVTSRDREGMAHLAKLAADYLKPMPDTILKTILLEELAKRLGMDILKLQRFIEPDPFKIPEPETAVATNKPSPHLLSLPIRTALTILIQYPQLIQQIEHLDYFLTIKQPDLTLLQQVLKTLQQQQFNTTAHLLEYWRNHSDQELLTQLASHELLIPADGLAQELNDTLQKLIHIHKNQEIDQLMMKAMRGELAIDEKQRLQQLIQAQKKPATT from the coding sequence ATGAGTGGACACATTCCAAAATCTTTTATCGATGAATTGCTGAATCGTGTCGATATTGTTGAATTAATCAGCACCCGCGTAAACTTACGTAAACGCGGCAATAATTACGTAGCCTGTTGTCCATTCCATCAAGAAAAAACGCCCTCCTTTAGTGTTTCCAGTACTAAACAGTTTTATCATTGTTTTGGTTGCGGTCAAAGTGGGAATGCAATTGGTTTTATCATGAATTTTGATGGCTTAAATTTTGTAGATGCCATCGAAAGTTTAAGTGAATTTATTGGCGTCAGTGTCCCCTATGAATATCGCCACCAGCAAACAGCACCTGATATTACCGATTCCGATTATGAATTGATGGCGCAAATCGCGCAATTTTACCAACAACAATTACGCGCGTATCCTCCCGCGATTGATTATCTAAAAAAACGCGGCTTATCTGGAAACATCGCTAAAGAATTTGCTATCGGTTATGCGCCACCAGGCTGGGATCATCTGGTGAATACTTTCGTTAAAACCGAAGAGAGCAAAGAGCAACTCGTCCGCTTAGGAATGATTATTAAAAACGATCAAAACCGTTATTACGATCGCTTCCGCGATCGCATTATGTTTCCGATTAAAGATCAACGAGGGCGAGTGATTGCCTTTGGTGGACGAGTTATCGATGCCGCAGAACCTAAATATTTAAACTCACCAGAAACTCATTTATATCACAAAAGCGATGCGTTATATGGTTTTTATGAATGCAAAAAAACTCAACGCAAGATTTCAAAACTCATTGTCGTTGAAGGTTATTTAGACGTCATCGCCTTATTTCAATATGAAATTCCCTTTGCTGTGGCAACCTGTGGCACGGCCACCACGGCCGAACACCTCAAACGTTTATTACGTAATTGTGAGGAATTAATTTTTTGTTTTGATGGTGATAGGGCTGGTCGCCAAGCAGCGACACGCGCACTGACCACGGCATTGCCAATTATTCCCGACAATAAATTAATTCGTTTTTTATTTTTAGCCAATGACGCCGATCCCGATAGTTTTTTACGCGCACAAGGACGCGATGGCTTTTTACAACAACTGGAACACGCCATTCCATTAAGCGAATTTTTCTTTGAACATTTAGAAAATCAAGTGACATCTCGCGATCGCGAGGGTATGGCGCATCTTGCCAAACTTGCCGCCGATTATTTAAAACCAATGCCCGATACTATTTTAAAAACTATTTTATTAGAAGAATTAGCCAAACGTTTGGGGATGGATATTTTAAAATTACAACGTTTTATAGAACCCGATCCTTTTAAAATACCCGAACCTGAAACCGCTGTAGCCACCAATAAACCGTCGCCTCACTTATTATCTCTACCCATTCGCACTGCGCTAACCATTTTGATCCAGTACCCGCAGTTAATTCAGCAAATCGAGCATCTCGATTATTTTTTAACGATTAAACAACCCGATTTAACTTTGTTACAACAGGTATTAAAAACACTTCAACAACAACAATTCAATACCACGGCGCATCTTTTAGAATATTGGCGTAATCACTCCGATCAAGAATTATTAACGCAATTAGCCAGTCACGAATTATTAATTCCGGCGGATGGGCTGGCGCAAGAATTAAATGATACGCTGCAAAAATTGATCCACATCCATAAAAATCAAGAAATCGACCAACTCATGATGAAAGCTATGCGCGGTGAATTAGCGATTGACGAAAAACAGCGGTTGCAGCAGTTAATTCAAGCGCAAAAAAAACCAGCAACGACGTAA
- a CDS encoding GatB/YqeY domain-containing protein, translated as MTLKQRINDDVKAALKARDTDRLSILRMIMAAVKQIEVDERIAVDDERLITILTKMVKEQRDALDKFQAGHRDDLVAKAQAEIAIIQTYLPEPLSESEILAIIDKALAETQAVAVKDMGKVMGMVKPQVQGRADMGKISQLIKQRLPQ; from the coding sequence ATCACGCTAAAACAACGCATTAATGACGATGTTAAAGCTGCTCTTAAAGCACGTGATACCGATCGTTTATCGATACTGCGCATGATTATGGCAGCAGTCAAACAAATCGAAGTCGATGAACGCATTGCGGTGGACGATGAACGCTTAATCACCATTCTCACTAAAATGGTTAAAGAACAACGCGATGCCCTCGATAAATTTCAAGCAGGACATCGCGATGATTTAGTTGCTAAGGCTCAAGCGGAAATTGCCATTATTCAAACCTATTTGCCAGAACCTTTAAGCGAATCTGAAATTTTAGCCATAATCGATAAAGCCTTGGCGGAAACTCAAGCCGTTGCGGTTAAAGATATGGGTAAAGTGATGGGCATGGTCAAACCGCAAGTTCAAGGCCGTGCCGATATGGGGAAAATCAGCCAACTGATTAAACAACGGTTACCTCAATAA
- the rpsU gene encoding 30S ribosomal protein S21: protein MPTVRVRDNEPFDVALRRFKRACEKAGILSEMRRREFYEKPTQVRKRKAAAAVKRYIKKATRENPILGREKKGRSSNRKQA from the coding sequence ATGCCTACTGTTCGGGTTAGAGATAATGAACCATTTGACGTAGCACTACGTCGTTTTAAACGTGCTTGCGAAAAAGCCGGTATTCTTTCAGAAATGCGTCGTCGTGAGTTTTATGAAAAACCCACCCAAGTGCGTAAACGCAAAGCGGCTGCGGCAGTCAAACGTTATATTAAAAAAGCCACCCGTGAAAATCCTATACTAGGTCGCGAAAAAAAAGGCAGAAGCAGTAATCGCAAACAGGCTTAA
- a CDS encoding MATE family efflux transporter translates to MQFNTKIPRMAFPLILSNISVPLLGLCNTFIVGHLPSSDYLAAIGLGAMIFNFLYWGLGFFRMSSTGLIAQFYGADNQQEINDTLTHSMGLALAIGLLLIILQYPLYQLTQLFIHATPNIQFILSQYYLIRIWGAPAVLISFVLVGTLLALQKSSATLLLLSFTNILAIVLSIVAVYVFHLNIKGLAVADIIAQYAGLVVGFVILSHYYDLKNIIKTTKFKLNKIKVLLYINSDIFIRTACIIIVFSFFTIWSSHISSLILAVNTLLMNFFQIIANALGGFDNVAEALAGEALGKKNSELMKKVIFDVGIWVLLFSLLLTIIYFIFGNSLINIMTNLTSVQVAAYQYMPYVALLPLIAFPSFLLDGIAIGANLFKEMRNSMIITLILSFIVWLALSKYGNVGLWISFYSFFIFRAIFLGYYIWKLYFKNCYD, encoded by the coding sequence ATGCAATTCAATACAAAAATTCCTAGGATGGCATTTCCACTGATTCTATCGAATATCAGCGTGCCGCTGCTGGGACTCTGCAATACTTTTATTGTTGGGCATTTGCCTAGTAGTGATTATCTTGCGGCTATTGGTTTAGGTGCAATGATATTTAATTTTTTATACTGGGGATTGGGTTTTTTTAGAATGTCTAGCACAGGTTTGATAGCACAATTTTATGGCGCAGACAACCAGCAAGAAATCAACGATACGTTAACTCACAGCATGGGCTTGGCTCTTGCAATAGGGTTATTACTTATAATATTACAATACCCTCTGTACCAACTAACGCAATTATTTATTCACGCTACCCCAAACATCCAGTTTATATTAAGCCAATATTACTTAATTAGGATATGGGGCGCACCGGCAGTATTAATCAGCTTTGTCTTGGTGGGTACGTTGCTGGCTCTACAAAAATCTTCTGCTACCTTACTATTATTAAGTTTTACCAATATCCTTGCTATTGTACTTTCTATTGTTGCAGTTTACGTGTTTCATTTAAATATAAAAGGGTTGGCGGTTGCTGATATCATTGCTCAATATGCGGGTCTGGTAGTTGGTTTTGTTATTTTATCTCACTATTATGATCTGAAGAATATTATCAAAACGACCAAGTTTAAGCTCAATAAAATCAAAGTACTTCTGTATATTAATAGCGATATTTTCATTCGCACAGCATGTATTATTATCGTATTCTCATTCTTCACTATTTGGAGCAGTCATATTAGTAGCCTGATTTTAGCGGTGAATACGCTGTTAATGAATTTTTTTCAAATTATTGCCAATGCCTTGGGTGGTTTTGATAATGTTGCAGAGGCTTTGGCAGGCGAAGCGTTAGGTAAAAAAAATTCTGAGTTAATGAAAAAGGTCATTTTTGATGTGGGAATTTGGGTGTTATTGTTTAGCTTATTGCTAACAATTATTTATTTTATTTTTGGAAATAGTCTAATAAACATCATGACTAATCTAACCAGTGTGCAAGTAGCGGCATATCAATACATGCCATATGTTGCTTTACTACCACTCATCGCCTTTCCAAGTTTTTTATTGGATGGTATTGCGATTGGTGCTAATCTTTTTAAAGAGATGCGAAATAGTATGATCATTACTTTGATCCTATCGTTTATAGTATGGTTAGCTTTGAGTAAATATGGTAACGTCGGATTATGGATATCCTTTTATAGCTTCTTCATTTTTCGCGCAATATTTTTAGGTTATTATATTTGGAAGCTTTATTTTAAAAATTGTTATGATTAA
- the tsaD gene encoding tRNA (adenosine(37)-N6)-threonylcarbamoyltransferase complex transferase subunit TsaD has protein sequence MNILGIETSCDETGIAIYNSERGLLAHELYSQIPVHAQYGGVVPELASRDHIRKILPLIANTLQEAKLTKADLHAIAYTSGPGLVGALLVGASVAESLAFALNIPTIPIHHMEGHLLAPFLENKQPQFPFTALLVSGGHTLLMQVHALGKYQLLGQSIDDAVGEAFDKTAKLLGLSYPGGPLLAQLAAQGRANQLKLPRPLLTRANCDFSFSGLKTAVLNSFQQSDHSPQFCADLALEFQTAVVDILINKVQRALTMTQSSQLVVAGGVGANVALRTALHEFAEQAGIELFFPRPEFCTDNGAMIAYAGFCYYQQRVLKTDYRIEVKARWPLTEMDR, from the coding sequence ATGAATATACTAGGTATCGAGACTTCTTGTGATGAAACGGGTATTGCGATTTATAACAGCGAACGAGGATTGCTGGCGCATGAACTCTATAGCCAAATTCCTGTTCATGCGCAATATGGTGGCGTGGTTCCTGAGTTGGCATCGCGGGATCATATTCGTAAAATTTTACCCTTAATTGCAAATACCTTGCAGGAAGCAAAGCTCACGAAAGCAGATTTGCACGCCATAGCCTATACTAGCGGTCCAGGATTAGTCGGCGCTTTACTCGTGGGGGCCAGTGTTGCAGAAAGTTTAGCCTTTGCGCTGAATATTCCCACCATTCCCATTCATCATATGGAGGGACATTTATTAGCTCCTTTCTTAGAAAATAAGCAACCGCAATTCCCATTCACCGCCTTATTAGTTTCTGGGGGACATACCTTATTAATGCAGGTGCACGCATTAGGAAAATATCAATTATTAGGTCAAAGCATCGATGATGCGGTTGGAGAGGCATTCGATAAAACCGCTAAATTATTGGGTTTATCCTATCCTGGTGGGCCATTACTCGCACAATTAGCAGCGCAAGGACGAGCCAATCAACTTAAATTGCCCCGTCCTTTACTGACACGTGCTAATTGTGATTTTAGTTTTAGTGGTTTAAAAACGGCGGTATTAAATAGTTTTCAGCAAAGCGATCACAGTCCACAATTTTGCGCGGATTTAGCTTTGGAATTTCAAACGGCGGTGGTGGATATTTTAATTAATAAAGTACAACGAGCATTAACCATGACGCAATCTTCACAATTAGTTGTTGCGGGAGGGGTAGGGGCCAATGTGGCGTTACGCACCGCATTGCATGAATTTGCCGAGCAAGCCGGGATCGAATTATTTTTTCCCCGTCCAGAATTTTGCACCGACAATGGCGCAATGATTGCTTATGCGGGTTTTTGTTATTATCAACAGCGCGTGCTGAAAACAGATTATCGAATTGAAGTGAAAGCGCGTTGGCCATTAACCGAGATGGATCGTTGA
- the plsY gene encoding glycerol-3-phosphate 1-O-acyltransferase PlsY has translation MKITFFYVLLAAAYCLGSFSSAVFFCKIKGFPDPRKHGSGNAGATNVLRIAGKSAALCVLLLDTLKGFIAVSIAKLCGMDGLAAALILFATVIGHILPIFYGFKGGKGVATALGGFLGLSPILALSALIIWLVVAVITRYSSLSSIMAITSAPAMNEFFGNSHYFLGLLLIAILIVVKHWSNIERLLDGSEPKIGKKLSTLDE, from the coding sequence ATGAAAATCACGTTTTTTTATGTTTTGTTAGCAGCGGCCTATTGTTTAGGATCATTTTCAAGCGCTGTCTTTTTCTGCAAAATAAAAGGATTTCCTGATCCCAGAAAGCATGGCTCTGGCAACGCCGGTGCTACGAATGTTTTACGTATCGCCGGAAAATCTGCCGCGTTGTGCGTGCTCTTATTAGACACTCTAAAAGGTTTTATTGCTGTCAGTATTGCAAAACTCTGCGGTATGGATGGCTTAGCTGCAGCATTAATTTTATTCGCGACGGTAATAGGTCATATCTTACCAATATTTTATGGCTTTAAAGGTGGCAAAGGTGTAGCCACCGCACTTGGCGGCTTTTTAGGGCTATCGCCCATTTTAGCGCTTAGTGCATTGATCATTTGGCTCGTGGTTGCTGTTATCACTCGCTATTCTTCTTTATCCTCAATTATGGCGATTACCAGTGCTCCCGCTATGAATGAATTTTTCGGCAATTCCCATTATTTTCTCGGTCTATTGTTAATAGCCATTCTCATCGTAGTGAAACACTGGAGTAACATCGAACGCCTCTTAGATGGCAGCGAACCTAAAATCGGCAAAAAATTGTCGACTCTAGATGAATAG
- the orn gene encoding oligoribonuclease: MQPDAENLIWIDCEMTGLKPESDKLIEIAAVVTDKHLTILAESPVVAIHQSETILMAMDEWNTTHHSQSGLLDRVRSSQFSEVDAEEIILNFIMEYVPPRKSPMCGNSICQDRRFIYRYMPALHDYFHYRNLDVSSVKELAVRWKPAIMPGFSKESKHLALEDIRDSIAELCYYREHFFNLD, translated from the coding sequence ATGCAACCTGATGCAGAAAATTTAATTTGGATCGACTGTGAGATGACGGGCTTAAAACCCGAAAGCGATAAATTAATTGAAATCGCCGCTGTGGTTACCGATAAACATTTAACAATTTTAGCGGAAAGTCCTGTCGTTGCCATTCATCAAAGCGAAACGATTTTAATGGCAATGGACGAGTGGAACACCACCCACCATTCGCAGTCGGGTTTGTTAGATCGAGTGCGTTCTAGTCAGTTTTCTGAAGTAGATGCTGAAGAAATTATTTTAAATTTTATTATGGAATATGTGCCGCCGCGTAAATCACCGATGTGTGGGAATAGCATTTGCCAAGATCGCCGTTTTATTTATCGCTATATGCCAGCGCTTCACGATTATTTTCATTATCGTAACTTAGACGTGAGTTCTGTTAAAGAGTTAGCTGTGCGTTGGAAACCGGCAATTATGCCTGGATTTAGCAAAGAATCAAAACATTTAGCACTGGAAGATATTCGCGACTCTATTGCTGAATTGTGTTACTATCGCGAACATTTTTTTAATTTGGATTAG
- a CDS encoding peptidyl-prolyl cis-trans isomerase produces the protein MITIKTTLGDIKIELDHENTPITVENFLNYVKQGFYEGTVFHRVINNFMIQGGGLTDNLDRKETLDPIENEADKGKSNKRGTIAMARTNDPHSATSQFFINVKDNDFLDFKTKSPSGWGYCVFGEVVEGMDVVDAIKSTPTTSRDGYQDVPKETIYITAILETVDA, from the coding sequence ATGATTACGATTAAAACAACATTAGGTGATATTAAAATTGAATTAGATCATGAAAATACCCCTATTACCGTAGAAAATTTTTTAAATTACGTTAAGCAAGGATTTTATGAAGGTACTGTATTTCATCGTGTGATCAATAATTTCATGATCCAGGGCGGTGGTTTAACCGATAATCTCGATCGCAAAGAAACCCTCGATCCGATTGAAAACGAGGCAGATAAAGGTAAATCTAATAAACGTGGCACTATTGCCATGGCGCGCACCAACGATCCTCATTCTGCCACGTCGCAATTTTTTATTAATGTTAAAGACAATGATTTTTTAGATTTTAAAACCAAATCACCCAGTGGTTGGGGTTATTGTGTGTTTGGTGAAGTTGTTGAAGGTATGGATGTGGTGGATGCGATTAAATCAACACCAACAACGTCACGTGATGGTTATCAGGATGTGCCTAAAGAAACTATTTATATCACCGCAATTTTAGAAACAGTGGATGCGTAA
- a CDS encoding membrane integrity-associated transporter subunit PqiC encodes MKYLMLLMSILLLSGCNLLAPQATSTMNTFTVAPNLAIPVARNLHRSILITTPEAIPELKTEKMAYFQQNWLIQYYTKNRWIAPPAQMLLPIMVDTLNRTHHYRAVVSSPFTGVTEYRLDSQLIRFQRVFYASSTAESEFLITLRAQLVNASSERIIASREISIGVPVNSISPYAGVHAANQAIAQLMQQLAQFCVTNT; translated from the coding sequence ATGAAATATTTAATGTTATTAATGAGTATTCTTCTACTCAGTGGCTGTAACCTTCTCGCTCCCCAAGCTACTTCCACCATGAATACGTTTACGGTTGCACCGAATTTAGCGATCCCCGTAGCGCGTAACCTGCATCGCTCGATTTTAATCACCACACCAGAAGCAATTCCTGAATTAAAAACCGAAAAAATGGCTTATTTCCAGCAGAATTGGCTTATCCAGTATTACACTAAAAACCGTTGGATTGCCCCACCCGCACAAATGCTTTTACCGATTATGGTCGATACGTTAAATCGCACCCATCATTATCGCGCGGTGGTGAGTTCACCGTTTACTGGTGTGACTGAATATCGCTTGGATAGTCAGCTGATTCGTTTTCAACGCGTATTTTATGCGTCAAGCACAGCAGAAAGTGAATTTTTGATTACCTTGCGCGCGCAATTAGTCAATGCTAGCAGCGAAAGAATTATCGCCAGTCGTGAAATTTCCATTGGCGTTCCTGTTAACAGTATTTCACCTTACGCTGGCGTCCATGCCGCGAATCAAGCCATTGCACAATTAATGCAGCAGTTAGCGCAATTTTGTGTGACTAACACTTAA
- a CDS encoding MCE family protein, with protein sequence MDAKVNYTVVGIFIIALSIALIYSIVWLTTGVSSKHYTTYVANVHESVSGLSVQSPVKYNGVQVGYVTSISLNPHDPSQVRLLLNIESDAPIRTDTTATIESQGLTGLAYVGLRGGSPHAALLTIEPGQDYPVIQTRPSLFLRLDTALRNLTGNLDNITQGIKSVFDDQNQQTFKSILNNLQNTTSVLAKNSERLNTLLDNLNVVLKNTATASQQFPQLTQNANKTLLNLQSMSESVKNTSQQFAIAVKKGTVTLNQVTSQITPQLYDALQNFANLSGKLSFLTNELQHNPAMLIRGKLPAAPGPGES encoded by the coding sequence ATGGATGCAAAGGTGAATTACACGGTAGTGGGTATTTTCATCATTGCCTTGTCGATTGCCTTAATCTACTCCATTGTTTGGCTCACTACGGGCGTTTCCAGTAAACATTACACAACCTATGTGGCCAATGTTCACGAATCTGTCTCGGGTTTATCGGTGCAATCGCCGGTGAAATATAATGGTGTGCAAGTAGGTTATGTCACTTCCATCAGTTTAAATCCCCACGATCCCTCGCAAGTACGCTTATTATTAAACATTGAAAGCGATGCCCCCATCCGCACCGATACCACAGCTACCATTGAAAGCCAAGGATTAACTGGCCTTGCTTATGTCGGATTACGCGGAGGCTCACCTCATGCCGCATTACTCACCATTGAGCCAGGTCAAGATTATCCCGTCATTCAAACTCGCCCTTCGTTATTTTTGCGTCTTGATACGGCATTACGTAACTTAACCGGAAATTTGGATAACATCACTCAAGGAATAAAATCCGTTTTTGACGATCAAAATCAACAAACGTTCAAATCCATTTTAAATAATTTACAAAATACCACCAGCGTACTGGCCAAAAATTCTGAACGTTTAAATACGCTTCTCGATAATTTAAATGTGGTGTTAAAAAATACCGCCACTGCTAGCCAACAATTTCCACAACTCACCCAAAATGCCAATAAAACTTTATTAAATTTACAAAGTATGAGTGAAAGTGTCAAAAATACCAGTCAACAATTTGCTATAGCGGTGAAAAAAGGCACGGTAACGTTAAATCAAGTGACCAGCCAAATTACTCCGCAATTGTACGATGCCTTGCAAAACTTCGCCAATTTAAGCGGAAAATTAAGTTTTTTGACCAATGAATTACAACACAATCCAGCGATGTTAATTCGCGGTAAATTACCCGCAGCGCCGGGTCCTGGGGAATCTTAA